One Glycine max cultivar Williams 82 chromosome 3, Glycine_max_v4.0, whole genome shotgun sequence DNA window includes the following coding sequences:
- the LOC100812700 gene encoding rho GTPase-activating protein 2, with translation MTGQVVVTNGGGCAAVGKGRRAAAGEEEQNPASPVALLLAALRKSMVACSVDSPDDVISAVHHPMEIGWPTNVKHVSHVTFDRFNGFLGLPLELEVHVPAPVPSASVSVFGVSAESMQCSYDSKGNSVPTILLLMQDRLYSQDGLKAEGIFRINPENSQEEHLREQLNKGIVPDDIDVHCLAGLIKAWFRELPSGVLDGLSPEQVLECNTEEESVELVKQLKPTESALLNWAIDLMSDVVAEEDYNKMDARNIAMVFAPNMTQMSDPLTALMHAVQVMNLLKTLILKTLREREETAAAGYSPMSSLSSDHQSEDDYDSQQEMDTSGELRETKSDDDHDHDVNYSHASEEEGEADASVSDIVECFLKRLDEKTKRFSEEPAGYLQEKLESPKSCSGYNLESALTFTDIKTVDSCSSPSYENDSRTTLTAEESNADTSSPSIESTSTNDVEMIDKFTDSVSLVPLFASS, from the exons ATGACAGGGCAAGTGGTGGTGACCAACGGTGGCGGATGCGCTGCTGTCGGGAAGGGCCGGAGAGCCGCCGCCGGCGAAGAGGAGCAGAACCCGGCGTCACCGGTGGCGCTTCTGCTGGCGGCGCTGAGGAAGTCAATGGTGGCCTGCAGCGTGGACAGTCCCGACGATGTAATCTCCGCCGTCCATCATCCCATGGAGATCGGATGGCCCACAAACGTTAAGCATGTTAGTCATGTCACGTTCGATCGCTTCAATGGCTTTCTGGGTCTTCCTCTTGAGTTAGAGGTTCATGTCCCCGCTCCTGTTCCCAGTGCTAG TGTTAGTGTGTTTGGCGTCTCAGCAGAATCAATGCAGTGTTCCTATGATTCAAAAGGAAACAGCGTCCCCACTATTCTACTGCTAATGCAAGATCGATTATACTCACAGGATGGCCTAAAG GCTGAAGGCATATTTCGCATTAATCCAGAAAACAGTCAAGAGGAGCATTTGAGGGAGCAGTTGAATAAGGGCATTGTGCCAGATGACATTGATGTCCACTGTTTGGCAGGCCTAATTAAAGCATGGTTCAGGGAACTTCCTTCAGGAGTGCTAGATGGACTTTCCCCTGAGCAAGTTCTTGAGTGCAACACAGAAGAAGAATCTGTTGAGCTTGTGAAACAGCTAAAGCCAACTGAATCAGCCTTGCTCAACTGGGCTATTGATCTCATGTCTGATGTTGTAGCAGAAGAAGATTATAACAAAATGGATGCAAGAAACATTGCTATGGTTTTTGCTCCAAATATGACTCAG ATGTCTGATCCACTAACTGCTCTGATGCATGCGGTCCAAGTGATGAATTTACTAAAGACCCTAATATTGAAGACACTTAGAGAACGCGAAGAAACAGCTGCAGCAGGATATTCACCTATGTCATCTCTTTCATCTGATCATCAGTCTGAGGATGACTATGATAGTCAGCAAGAAATGGATACCAGTGGTGAATTGAGAGAGACCAAGTcagatgatgatcatgatcatGATGTTAACTACAGTCATGCCAGTGAAGAAGAAGGGGAAGCTGATGCATCAGTAAGCGATATAGTGGAATGCTTCTTGAAGCGTTTGgatgagaaaacaaaaagattcTCAGAAGAACCTGCAGGGTATTTGCAAGAGAAGTTAGAGAGCCCCAAGAGTTGCTCCGGCTACAACTTGGAATCTGCTTTAACATTTACTGATATCAAAACTGTGGATTCGTGCTCGAGTCCCTCCTATGAAAATGACTCAAGAACAACTTTGACTGCTGAGGAATCAAATGCTGACACAAGTAGTCCATCAATAGAAAGTACAAGCACCAATGATGTGGAGATGATTGATAAGTTTACAGATTCCGTTTCACTAGTTCCACTGTTTGCATCTAGTTAA